CGGTCTGCCCGCCGCTGTCGCCATCTTGCTGCTCAATGGTGACCtcacagccccatgccccctgcactGCTCAGCCCTAGTCCCGTGCCCCCTACCTTTCCTGTGTTCATAGTCTGATAAGTGCCGGGGCCCATCCTGCCCCGCCATCAGCCTCCCCTGGAGAGAAGTTTGTCTGATAAGAGCCAGGGCAGGGATCACCTCTCAGCTGGGCATTGTGAAACTGACCAGGACTGATCAGTTTcaagtttgggggggaggggggccttaATGAGAGGGGGAAGGCGCTGTGAATAAGGCTGAATGAGGGGCTAACACCTACACAGCAAGGCACTGTGGGTAAGGAGGTCCCCAGCCTGCATTGGGGTGGGGAGGCCTCTGAGCCAGTGGTAGAGTATTAAAGGGTTAACAGCTGACCAAGCACTCTGGGTAGCAGCCTGACCAACCTTATTGAGGGGTTAACAGCTGAGACTAAAACACTCTGGGTAATACACTAAATAGCCATATTAAGGGGTTAAAACGGAGAGCAAAGCACTCTGGGTAGCCAGCCTCAGTGTGAAGAGCCAAGAGCTGCACTGGTCCTGGGGTAATCAGGCAGGCAGCCCTAATTGCTGTGGGCGGGCTGGCAGCCTAAAGGAGGTGCggacagcccagcactgcttcttCCAGATCCATTCACCCTATGATCACTGGCTTCAAGCCTTGTTTAAATGCCCATGGGCATCCTGCAGGACTCGTACCCctcccgagggggcaggattcctGCCCCACTTTCTTCCAAGCAGCACCACAGGATGGGTGGTGCCCCATCTGTCCTCACTCCAGTGCTCTCCCCCCACCAGGGCTGGGCTACTACATCTTCCGCAGTGCCAACTCCCAGAAGAACACCTTCCGCAGGAACCCCAATGACCCTCGAGTCGCCGGTGAGGTCCTGGGGGGAGAGAGCAAAAAagggccagcagggtgggagtaGTGACTGAGGGGGCCTGTGCTGGATGGCTGCTCTTGGGCCAACGCTCTTGTCCTCCTCCCAGGTCTCAAGACAATCCCCACAGCCACGGGCCGGCGCCTACTCGCATCAGGCTGGTGGGGCTTCGTACGGCACCCCAACTACCTGGGGGACATCATTATGGCCTTGGCCTGGTCACTGCCCTGTGGTGAGTCTAGGCCCTACTGGGGCAGGAGTAGGAGGAGGGGAGACAGGACCCACAGCCTCGACACCCATTGGAGCCACATATGTGATTCTCAGCCCTGTGACCCCACTGCCCTAGAAGCTGGGGGACTCTGGGGGTCCCCATGTCCATCCCAGCCCTGGTGGTGGAGGCCGCatcccatgcagctcccagccccatgacaGGCCCTAGCCCCTCCTGGTATTAATGGGGGTGTATGTTTAAAGATGGGAAAGCCGGGAGCCCAGGACAAGAGGGGGGCACCTAAGATAGATCTGGGAGTCAGGATgcgtggtggtggggaggggatgatgtgagagctgggagccaggacacctgggttaaAAATCAGACCACCTGGATGCTCCTCCTTTCTGGCTATGGGCAAAGTGAGACCAGGCCAGACACCAGGATGAGGGCCCCCCTCTGACGCCCCCAAATCTCTGCCACCCCCCAGGCCTGACGCATGTGCTGCCCTACTTCTATGTCATCTACTTCACAATGCTGCTGATCCACCGCGAGGCACGGGATGAGCGCCAGTGCCTGCGCAAGTATGGGCTGGCCTGGGAGGAGTACTGCCGGCAGGTGCCCTACCGCATCTTCCCCTACCTCTACTAAGCCCTacaccctgcctctgccctggcttgtggctcctgctgccccaccagaCCAGCCTCAGAATGCAGGGCTGTGCCAACGGTGCCCTGGACAGAAGCTGACTCCGAGCCTAGCCACCCTAGTCCCCCATACTTGAGATGGCTCCAATAAcccagtgcagggggtgggagatggattaccctggccagagctggccaggAAAGGCCCCCTAGACCACTGGAGCCATCGCCCTTGCCCAGCTGCACTGAACCCCTGCACCAGGGTGACCCATGATGCTGTGGGgaggcctgacagcaggcaggtGCCTTATCAGACTGAAACTGCCTGAGACCATGACATCCCATCCACCTGCATCTTATTTGCATCTCATTGGAAAGGAATGCATTGCCTTGATGACTTTGTAACACTGACAGCCTCCTGTACAGTCCCTAGTGacccccccctccagctgtgggtcctgctggctgggtgggggggcaggcccaTGAGGCAgtagggggctgggagggcatgCGGGGCTGGACCGGAAGGCTGGGAAGTTTGGTGTTAATAAATGGTACGTGGAACCAAAGGCCTTGGAATTTATTTCCTCAGCCAGCACATGGGAACCCTGCCCCCCAGTACCCCatcagctcctccagcccctctgtgGGGTGATTATGAAGCATCCAGATCCCTTGGTGACAGACACGGGTCCAGCTCTTTTATGAGACAATTGGGGTGCGAGAACAagagggcagcactgggagaCAGGGAACGGGTCTAGAGCCCTGCATGTGCCCCCACCGggtgcagctgggggagggaagtggggaatgcccctccacacacacactgtgggCTCCCATGTGCCAAAGGGTGCCTGGCACACccagtcctccccaccccaccctcagcaGCCTCCCAGTTTCCTAGTTCAGTGGCCCCAACTATAAAAGTCTCCCAGTTCACAGCTGCTCACATGGCCCCACGACTCAGGCCCCCATAGTCAATACTTCCCCCTCGCCCATGCTCAGCTCGAGTCCTGCTCAGCCTCCACCAGCACTCCTGGCCCCACAGGCAATTAACCCGTTCTGATAAGAACCGCTATGTACCAGGTCCATAAGTCCATCTGGCCCAGTCTcctgtcacacagcagcagacagcGGAACTTAATGGGAAGAGGAAACCAAAACAGATGGGATCCAAGCAGGGTTTTCCCCTCCTGTTCCCCTCtcacttgcaacctccagcaCTGAGGGTGCAGGAAGCTCAGATGCAGAGACcgtgcccctcacccctgtgCTTAACAGCTATggatgcccctttcccccaggagCACGTCTAATCCCTTGGTGCGTCTGGCTGAACTCAGCTTCCCCTGCGTCTGGCAGCAACAAATCCCATCCTTTAATTCTAAGCTGGGGGGGAAGGAACTTCCTGGTGTTCGTTTTAAACTGACGACCTGCTCGTTTCATTGCATGAGCCCTTGGTCTTGTCTAGTGAGCTACAGGCCATAATAAATCCCTGTTGGCTTTCTCTTCCCCAATTAGCATTTTGTAAGCCCTCCTCATGCCCCCCCGCctctaaactgaataggcttGTCTGTCCATTCATCTGCCCCACTCCCATCCAGCCCACACTATGCATCCACCCCATGCTCACGCTCTCTCTCTCGTGAgtctcttcagtctctcctcacagggaaGCCCCTCCAGCCCACAAATCagccttgctgcccttctctagttctgggcagggaccagaactgggtgcagtctTCAAGGTGTGGATGTAGCAGGGGTTCATAAAGGGGCATCGGGATACTTTCAGCACCTCAGGCATCCATCTCAAGGGCTCATCTGCAGCCCCCAGCTGAAACCCACCAGCCCAGAGCCCCATGTACCTCAGCACAatccaggacgcctgggttccacCACAAACCTGCCCCTCTGGGGCCACTCGAGACAGTCCACTCCATCTTTCCATGCCTCAGGTTCCTCAGGCACAGATGCagactcccccttcccctcaactCTGCAACTGCTCTAAGATTCATGCCTGGAAAGCCAGCTGGGTCAGAGCTCAGACCTTCCTCCGTTACCCCTGCTGCCAACCTGGAACAGACCCAGGCTGCGTTTCACAGCTCTCTCCCAACAAATGTACCGCACCCAGGGCTTCTCTAACCCCATCAGCCCCATGCTGATCAGAAGCTAcctgtggtgctggggtcccaGTCATGCCAAAACACTGGGATTTGGGGACACCCTCgctcccctcctctgacccctcgtGAAACATGTGAGGTTCTCTTGTGAACACCCCAGTGAGTTCACGAGccatttctgcccccccccctttgtctGCCAGAGACCAGTGCTGTGGGGTTCACTCTGCTGTTAACAGGCAAACACAACCCAGCCCCTGTAAGCCTACCTGGCTCAAGAAGCCAAGAAGGCTGAAAACTCAGCTGTATCCAGCCCCAACCTCAAGAAATGAGAGCTCAAAGTACATCTGAACTGGCTACGATGCTAGAGACTGGAAAGGAAATACCTGACACTCCTCCGCAATCTCTCCTGCCTCTGTCCTGAGCTCTCAGAAGTGAGAGCtggctcctttctctctctctctctctctcagtgtaAGCTGTCTGTCTACAGTCACTCAGTCTAGCCGTGGCTGCAGAAAACAGAGCTTCCTGCTCTGTAAGGTCCTGAGCTCTGGCTACTCAGTTTTTCTGTTCTAGTTTACGTGGCACTGCCCTTTCCTAGCTGATGCCTGCAAAGCTCGGATACGAGacacagcactgggagcagctaGAGGTTGCTGCAGTCGCTGGAAGTGTCCGATGCTTTAGCACTGCCGTGGCACACGTGCGGCTGACAGACTAGGCTTTATTACAAATCCACGCAACCAGCTCAAGTCTGAACTTATTCACACCCCCCCTGTTCAGTCCAAAGTACCAGTCCAGGCCTGACCCCAACCCCTTAGTCCAGCTCCTCAATCAGTGGTGTCTTGGGGGGTGGCATTTTCCCACCCCACATCCTCTCCAGCTCCTTGGTAACCGTGTTCACTTCCCTGAGGGCTTTCATGCGAGTCCGGTACTCGgcctctgcctccagggcaagGAGGGGCAATGCCGCTGGGTTGTCATTGACCCAGGAGAGCAGGAACTCGCACTTCTTCTTGGCTCTGTACACATGCGACCGCTCCGCTGCGGGAAGCTGCTTCTTGGCTTGGCCTAGCAGCCGGGCAAGATGGGCCAGGGAGGTCAGGGTGTAATCCTTCTGCTGGGCAGGACTCTCGCCCCTCAGGATCTCAGCCACGGCCAGGATGGCACCAGTATTGCCCAGAGGACACTCAGGCAGCTGGCAGGCGGTCACAGCATGCACAGCAGCTTGCAGGGCCTCACCAATGGAGCCGAAGCCTTGCTGGCGCCCCAAAGCCCCAGACACGCTCAGGACAGTGTCTGCAAAGTCAAGCAGCAGCGCAGCATCGTCCTCCGGCTCCCCGTGGTAGAGGGTCAGGGCGTAGGCGTAGGCATAGAGCACATTGGgcagctggaagcccaccaagggGGAGGCCGGGCCCCGGGTCAGGGCCCTCAGTGGCGGGATGGAGGCTGGcacagggggcatggggctgggctccaCATCCTCCAGCTCCGGGCTGGTGCGGTCGACATTTGGCTCTGAACCGAAGCCCTGCGATATCTCTGCAGAGAGCCGGGGGGGTCCCCCTGGCCTGGGGCTACGGGGCTCCACATTATCCAGCTCCAACTCGGTGCAGGCAACTTCTGGCTCTGGCCGGGGGTCCCCCGGGGTGTCCGCAAGTAACTGGGGGTGGCTGAGCTCCCCGTTCTCCAGCTCTGGGCAGGTCCAGGCGACTCCTGACTCCGAGCTGGGGTCCCCTGATGTCTGCTGGGGGCTggtgggagacccccttggctggGGAGCGTCCCCGACCTCCTGCACCAGCTCCCGCCCCCCGGCCCGGGCCCGGCGCCACCACCAAGGccgccagggaggcaggagggcgGCGGCGCGGTCGCTGGCGAGGAGCCGCTCGAAGGCGTCGCGCTGCGCGGGGCTGAGGGCGTCGTGGCCTAGCGCGGCCTCCGCATCCCCGGGCTCGCGTAGCTGCCGCAGACGGCCCAGGGCTTCCCTCAGGCGGGCGCGGTCGGTGGGGTCGGCCCGCTGGGCGCGGAGGCGGAGCTCGAGCTGGCGCCGGGCGAAGGCCTGGGCGCAGGGGCCGTGGCCgcggtagcagggcagggagcagaggcgcAGGTGGCAGCGCGGGCAGGTGTAGGGCGCCTCGGCGCGCCAGCACAGGCCGCACTCAGCCGCCATCTTGGGGGCTCTTCCCACTCCGCGCTTCGGCTCCTTCCGCCGCAGCTTCGGGAGTTTCCGGCAGCACTTCGGATTCCTCCGCCCCACGTTCAGCCCTCCCTCTCGGGCTTCGGCAATCTCCGGTAGCATTTCGGCTCCTTCCGCCCCGGCTTCAGCTGGGTTCGGAAGCTCTCGGGCCTGGAGCTTCGGCTCCTTCCGCCGCACGGAAGTCGGAGTTCGGCTCTTGGCGAAAGCCCCCGCTGCAACACGTGCCTTAGACCCACGTGCGCACTGGGGCAGACGTCCCAGTCTCCCCCTCCTCGCCGGCTGCAGGAGCCTCTGCTGCGGGGTGGGGAAGCCCCTCGCTCTGCCTCATCTCCGAAGTGGCTGCCTGGAGCCGGCCCTGCCCCCACGAGGCTGGATCAGGCTCCCTTTGTCCCCAGCGCCTGGTCCCTGCGGAGACCCCCTCAGCACcaagcacccccacccaccacacctgcatggcagggctgggggagagagacagccTGCAGCTGTATCAGCTAGAAACCAGAGGGGACTGCCAGGGAAATGGCCTAGGAGTCCTGGCTCCCCCACTCTAACCCCAATACCCCCAACACGAACATCCTCCTGGCCTTGGAAGGGAACCCAGCAGTCCTGGCCCCAAGCTGCCTTGCTCTAATCCCAAGACCCAACCCCAATTTCCCCCTGCCCtagaacagaacccaggagtcttaAGTCCAGCTACTGTACTCTAACCAAGCCCAACGGCCTGCTAGGCTTGGGCTGCCACCTAAGGGGCTGGTTTAGGGGCTGTGGTGAAGGTCATCTGGACTGGTACAAGCATCACCTCAATGGGGTACACGTGGGGCAAAGCTTCAAATCACAGAGATGCCGAGGAGTCATCCCCCACACCCAAGTCTTCCAAAACTCCTGTGTCATCCTCACCTTCTGCATTATTTccagaccaccatggctacacCAGCACTATATTCCACTACCATTGGCTTTGAAAGACTGTTattgcccctttcccccttccgaGACTCCAGGCAAGATCAGAGCACAGGCTCCATGTCCAGGCCTGGCAGATGTGCAAGTCAAGGCAAATGGGATCTGAGCAGGGATCCCCACAATCACACCATGAAAGTGCATGATGCACCCCTGCAGTTGGacgccccatcagctgacaggtcTCCACACaggcacccccctccctcccaaa
This sequence is a window from Alligator mississippiensis isolate rAllMis1 chromosome 15, rAllMis1, whole genome shotgun sequence. Protein-coding genes within it:
- the ZNHIT2 gene encoding zinc finger HIT domain-containing protein 2, with the translated sequence MLPEIAEAREGGLNVGRRNPKCCRKLPKLRRKEPKRGVGRAPKMAAECGLCWRAEAPYTCPRCHLRLCSLPCYRGHGPCAQAFARRQLELRLRAQRADPTDRARLREALGRLRQLREPGDAEAALGHDALSPAQRDAFERLLASDRAAALLPPWRPWWWRRARAGGRELVQEVGDAPQPRGSPTSPQQTSGDPSSESGVAWTCPELENGELSHPQLLADTPGDPRPEPEVACTELELDNVEPRSPRPGGPPRLSAEISQGFGSEPNVDRTSPELEDVEPSPMPPVPASIPPLRALTRGPASPLVGFQLPNVLYAYAYALTLYHGEPEDDAALLLDFADTVLSVSGALGRQQGFGSIGEALQAAVHAVTACQLPECPLGNTGAILAVAEILRGESPAQQKDYTLTSLAHLARLLGQAKKQLPAAERSHVYRAKKKCEFLLSWVNDNPAALPLLALEAEAEYRTRMKALREVNTVTKELERMWGGKMPPPKTPLIEELD